The Mesorhizobium sp. B1-1-8 genome contains a region encoding:
- a CDS encoding CheR family methyltransferase: protein MSTKPRHPIVGIGASAGGVPAMESLFRGLPEAPGMAFVIVTHLSPERESLLHEVLGRYTTMPVAVAKDGIEARPDHVYVMPQNAVLTIRSGNLQLQRPNIANRERKPIDVFFSSLAEDQGEYAVGVILSGGDGDGTLGAKMIKEHGGFVLAQAGDGSGPRNPDMPQSAIASGVVDIAAPAQEMGEKLTQFTRGIGMLDLWTESDGKAPGDDIDRTSEEIYGILRARSGHDFSGYKTKTFIRRVKRRMQLNQMKSMAGYIDLLRKDPREVTALFRDLLINVTNFFRDPEAFELLEKKIVPKLFEGKTASDMVRLWVPGCATGEEVFSLGILLREHVDTLSAIPKIQIFATDIDEPALTVARAARYPANLLEGVSAERRQRFFVNEGGSFVLTGEVRELCIFSPHSVIKDPPFSRMDMVSCRNLLIYFGPDIQNRVIPIFHYALKPGGYLFLGTSESIGQHGDLFSVVDKKQRIFRARKDVAPKSRLPLLVGEGGRAASFGSGARQGKRGEIGGGALRQSVESQVLDRYAPPHVVVSADGDVVYYSTRTGRYLEPPQGVPSRQLLSMARRGLRLDLRAALRDAATTRQIVTRENVVVDGEDDRVQLVNIVVEPLPEHGNGEAFYLVLFQPAGPFRDKSETERGHPGPDDIAHFERELRDTRERLQSTIEEYETALEEVKSSNEELVSVNEEAQSTNEELEASKEEMQSLNEELNTINAELTNKIDELDRANSDLKNLFESTEIATVFLDHELVIRTFTPAASAFFNLRASDVGRPLTDLSSQLDYPEMHSQIQRVFETGLPVAHHLARDAQGSFYLVRLVPYRDKGARIQGVVVTLVDVTPLAEAEEHQKVLISELNHRVKNMLAVVTSIANRTVENSSTKEEFATALLGRLNAMARAYGVLSRENWTDVSIEELVAQEAAPFDPKRFSLDGPPIKLGPQQALSLGMVVHELATNAAKYGALSKDGGRVAVEWSHDGNNLQLAWKEIGGPLVAEPEHGGFGLSLVKGEIEYRLSGTAETFFHPAGLEVRISFQLDKQA, encoded by the coding sequence GTGTCCACAAAACCAAGACATCCGATCGTCGGCATCGGCGCGTCCGCAGGGGGCGTCCCGGCGATGGAAAGCCTGTTCAGGGGCCTGCCGGAGGCTCCCGGCATGGCCTTCGTCATCGTCACCCATCTCAGTCCGGAGCGGGAAAGCCTGCTGCATGAAGTGCTGGGGCGGTACACGACGATGCCTGTGGCGGTCGCCAAGGATGGCATCGAGGCGCGGCCGGACCATGTCTATGTGATGCCGCAAAATGCCGTGCTGACGATCAGAAGCGGCAATCTGCAGCTCCAGCGGCCTAACATAGCCAACCGCGAACGCAAGCCGATCGATGTCTTCTTCAGTTCCTTGGCCGAGGACCAGGGCGAATATGCCGTGGGTGTCATCCTGTCGGGCGGTGACGGTGACGGGACGCTTGGAGCGAAAATGATCAAGGAGCATGGCGGCTTCGTCCTGGCACAGGCTGGCGACGGCTCCGGTCCGCGCAACCCCGACATGCCGCAGAGCGCGATCGCCAGCGGCGTCGTCGACATCGCCGCCCCCGCGCAGGAGATGGGTGAAAAGCTCACGCAGTTCACGCGCGGCATCGGCATGCTCGATCTTTGGACGGAGAGCGACGGCAAGGCCCCGGGCGACGATATCGACCGCACCAGCGAGGAGATCTACGGCATTCTTCGTGCCCGCTCCGGCCACGATTTTTCCGGCTACAAGACCAAGACCTTCATTCGCCGTGTCAAGCGGCGCATGCAGCTCAACCAGATGAAGTCGATGGCGGGTTACATCGACCTGTTGCGCAAAGACCCGCGCGAGGTCACAGCGCTGTTTCGCGATCTGCTCATCAACGTGACCAATTTCTTCCGTGACCCCGAAGCTTTCGAGTTGCTGGAGAAGAAGATCGTCCCGAAATTGTTCGAGGGCAAAACCGCATCGGATATGGTCAGGCTATGGGTTCCCGGCTGCGCCACCGGCGAGGAAGTGTTTTCGCTGGGCATCCTACTGCGCGAACACGTGGACACTTTGTCGGCGATCCCCAAGATACAGATCTTCGCCACCGACATCGACGAGCCGGCGCTCACCGTCGCGCGCGCCGCGCGCTATCCGGCCAACCTGCTCGAAGGCGTCTCGGCAGAGAGGCGGCAGCGCTTCTTCGTCAATGAAGGTGGCAGCTTCGTGCTGACCGGCGAAGTGCGCGAACTCTGCATCTTCTCGCCGCACAGCGTCATCAAGGATCCGCCGTTCTCGCGCATGGACATGGTGTCGTGCCGCAACCTGCTCATCTATTTCGGGCCTGACATCCAGAACCGGGTCATCCCCATTTTCCATTACGCCCTGAAGCCCGGCGGCTATCTTTTCCTCGGCACGTCGGAAAGCATCGGCCAGCATGGCGACCTTTTCTCGGTCGTCGACAAGAAGCAGCGCATCTTCAGGGCGCGCAAGGATGTTGCCCCGAAATCGCGCCTGCCGCTGCTGGTCGGCGAAGGCGGTCGGGCCGCTTCCTTCGGATCGGGCGCACGACAGGGAAAACGCGGTGAGATCGGCGGTGGTGCTCTTCGCCAGTCGGTGGAATCGCAGGTACTGGACCGCTATGCGCCGCCGCATGTCGTCGTCAGCGCGGACGGCGATGTGGTCTATTATTCCACGCGCACCGGACGATATCTCGAACCGCCTCAGGGCGTGCCCAGCCGCCAATTGCTCAGCATGGCGCGGCGCGGGCTGCGGCTCGATTTGCGCGCGGCGCTGCGCGATGCCGCGACCACCCGTCAGATCGTTACGCGCGAAAACGTCGTCGTGGACGGCGAGGATGACCGTGTGCAACTGGTAAACATCGTAGTGGAGCCGCTGCCGGAGCACGGCAACGGCGAGGCGTTCTACCTCGTCCTGTTCCAGCCGGCCGGCCCCTTCCGCGACAAATCGGAGACCGAGCGCGGACACCCGGGTCCCGACGATATCGCGCATTTCGAGCGCGAACTTCGCGACACGCGCGAAAGGCTGCAGTCGACGATCGAGGAGTACGAAACGGCGTTGGAGGAGGTGAAATCCTCCAACGAGGAGCTGGTTTCCGTCAACGAAGAGGCGCAGTCGACCAATGAGGAGCTGGAAGCCTCCAAGGAGGAGATGCAGTCGCTCAACGAGGAGCTGAACACGATCAATGCGGAGCTGACCAACAAGATCGATGAGCTCGACCGGGCTAACAGCGATTTGAAGAACCTGTTCGAAAGCACGGAGATCGCGACGGTGTTTCTCGATCACGAACTGGTCATCCGCACTTTCACCCCCGCCGCGTCCGCCTTCTTCAACCTACGCGCATCCGATGTCGGACGGCCGCTTACCGATCTGTCGAGCCAGCTCGACTATCCGGAGATGCACAGCCAGATCCAGCGGGTGTTCGAGACCGGCCTACCGGTCGCGCATCATCTCGCCCGCGATGCGCAAGGCAGCTTCTATCTGGTGCGGCTCGTGCCCTACCGTGACAAGGGCGCCCGCATCCAGGGGGTCGTGGTGACGCTGGTCGACGTCACGCCGCTCGCCGAGGCGGAGGAGCACCAGAAGGTGCTGATCTCGGAGCTCAACCATCGCGTCAAGAACATGCTGGCGGTGGTGACCAGCATCGCTAACCGCACGGTCGAGAACTCCTCGACCAAGGAGGAATTCGCAACCGCGCTGCTCGGCCGGCTCAACGCCATGGCGCGCGCCTACGGCGTGCTGTCGCGGGAAAACTGGACGGACGTGTCGATCGAGGAACTGGTCGCCCAGGAAGCCGCGCCCTTCGATCCCAAACGCTTCTCGCTCGACGGTCCCCCGATCAAGCTGGGGCCTCAACAGGCTCTCTCGCTCGGCATGGTCGTCCACGAACTTGCGACCAACGCGGCGAAATATGGCGCGCTGAGCAAGGACGGCGGCCGGGTTGCAGTCGAATGGTCACACGACGGCAATAATCTGCAGCTGGCGTGGAAGGAGATCGGCGGGCCGCTCGTGGCGGAGCCGGAGCATGGCGGCTTCGGACTTTCGCTCGTCAAGGGCGAGATCGAATATCGATTGAGCGGCACGGCTGAAACATTTTTCCACCCAGCGGGTTTAGAAGTAAGGATTTCGTTTCAACTCGACAAACAGGCCTGA
- a CDS encoding response regulator: MAALRILIVEDEWLIAEDHAAQLRDVGHRIVGPVPSVKAAIDRIKGQKLDVALLDIQLNNETSYQLADMLVEKVIPFAFVTGYGRAEIPPRFAGIKVLQKPVERAELIAMVIALAGNHVAPNVG; the protein is encoded by the coding sequence GTGGCCGCATTGCGTATCCTGATCGTGGAAGACGAGTGGCTGATCGCGGAGGACCACGCAGCGCAGCTCAGGGACGTCGGCCACCGGATCGTCGGCCCGGTGCCGTCGGTCAAGGCGGCCATCGATCGCATCAAGGGCCAAAAGCTCGATGTCGCGCTTCTGGACATCCAGCTGAACAACGAGACCAGTTACCAGCTGGCGGACATGCTTGTGGAGAAAGTCATCCCGTTCGCCTTCGTCACCGGCTACGGCCGCGCCGAGATACCGCCCCGGTTTGCCGGCATAAAGGTCCTGCAAAAACCGGTGGAGCGCGCGGAGCTGATCGCGATGGTGATCGCGCTTGCCGGCAATCATGTCGCGCCGAACGTTGGGTGA
- a CDS encoding alpha-ketoglutarate-dependent dioxygenase AlkB: protein MPSSNARTAAPLRQGDLFGAPDGMPEGFRYRPELITQDEERDLVRHIEDLPFKPFDFHGHLANRQVVGFGLRYDYERRQVVEAPPMPDFLLPLRQKVGDFAGCSAAEFAQVLINEYRPGAGIGWHRDKPHFELVAGVSLLAPCSFRLRRRNGTTWDRQTIEVEPRSVYLMAGSARNEWEHSIPPLEQHRYSITFRTLRAA from the coding sequence ATGCCATCATCAAATGCCAGAACCGCGGCGCCGCTGCGCCAAGGCGACCTTTTCGGCGCGCCCGACGGCATGCCGGAAGGGTTCCGCTACCGGCCGGAGCTGATCACGCAGGACGAAGAACGAGACCTGGTCCGTCACATCGAAGACCTGCCGTTCAAGCCGTTCGATTTCCATGGCCATCTCGCCAACCGGCAGGTTGTCGGGTTCGGCCTTCGCTACGACTATGAGCGACGCCAGGTCGTGGAGGCTCCGCCAATGCCGGATTTTCTGCTGCCGCTTCGCCAGAAGGTCGGCGACTTCGCCGGCTGCTCAGCCGCCGAATTCGCGCAGGTGCTGATCAACGAGTATCGCCCCGGCGCAGGTATCGGCTGGCATCGCGACAAGCCGCATTTCGAGCTTGTCGCCGGCGTCTCGCTTCTGGCGCCGTGCAGCTTCCGGCTGCGCCGCAGGAACGGAACGACATGGGACCGCCAGACGATCGAGGTCGAGCCGAGATCCGTCTATCTCATGGCCGGCTCGGCGCGAAACGAATGGGAACACAGCATCCCGCCGCTCGAGCAGCACCGCTACTCGATCACATTCCGAACGCTCCGCGCCGCCTGA
- a CDS encoding oxidoreductase: MNRNSGKTALVTGASSGIGRASAEALARAGFTVFGTSRRELGDSPNGVTMLVCDVTDDEAVAALVSTIHARTGRIDLLVNNAGVGLLGGAEESSVAQVQALFDVNLFGVMRVTNAVLPSMRRRGEGRIINIGSILGLVPAPYSAHYSAVKHALEGYSESLDHEVRAFNVRVSVIEPAFVRTVFDQNGIEPDSVLKEYDRARAGLKALLADVMPKADRPEVVADVVVKAATDARPRRRYTAGKAARQVSLLRRFAPAGMFDKTLRKQFRLPV; this comes from the coding sequence ATGAACAGGAATTCGGGAAAGACCGCGCTCGTAACCGGAGCCTCCTCGGGCATCGGACGCGCCAGTGCGGAAGCGTTGGCGCGAGCAGGATTTACCGTGTTCGGAACAAGCCGCCGCGAGCTCGGCGACAGCCCGAACGGAGTAACCATGCTGGTTTGCGACGTGACCGACGATGAGGCCGTTGCCGCGCTCGTTTCGACGATACACGCGCGGACCGGCCGCATCGATCTTCTGGTCAACAATGCCGGCGTTGGCCTGCTTGGAGGGGCCGAGGAATCCTCCGTCGCCCAGGTGCAGGCCCTGTTCGACGTCAATCTGTTCGGCGTCATGCGCGTGACCAATGCAGTGTTGCCGTCGATGCGGCGGCGTGGCGAGGGGCGCATCATCAATATCGGCTCGATCCTGGGATTGGTACCCGCGCCATATTCTGCGCATTACTCCGCGGTCAAGCACGCGCTCGAAGGTTACTCGGAATCGCTCGATCATGAGGTTCGCGCCTTCAACGTTCGCGTCTCGGTCATCGAGCCGGCATTCGTGCGCACCGTCTTCGACCAGAATGGGATCGAGCCGGATTCCGTCTTGAAGGAATACGATCGGGCGCGAGCCGGGCTCAAGGCGCTGCTTGCCGATGTGATGCCCAAAGCCGATCGGCCCGAAGTGGTGGCGGATGTGGTCGTCAAGGCAGCGACCGATGCCCGTCCGCGACGGCGCTATACCGCCGGCAAGGCAGCGCGCCAGGTCAGCCTGCTGCGTCGCTTCGCGCCTGCCGGAATGTTCGACAAGACCTTGCGCAAACAGTTCCGCTTGCCTGTCTGA
- a CDS encoding TetR/AcrR family transcriptional regulator → MRYEKGRKDASRSRIMEVAAERFRCDGIAASGLASVMKDAGMTNGAFYPHFQSKAALVRESVAAALEDQSDQIRQALAAGGLDMAIDAYLSAAHRDNPGQGCASAALLPEIAREPSETRQLYTERLLTLVRQVSAELSPQAQDPEGVALGIFATLIGALQMARAVEGTELSDRILAAGAVAARTLIQPCRDDEAS, encoded by the coding sequence ATGCGCTACGAAAAGGGCCGGAAGGACGCATCGCGCAGCCGGATCATGGAGGTCGCCGCCGAACGTTTCCGGTGTGACGGCATCGCTGCATCCGGACTGGCAAGCGTCATGAAGGACGCCGGGATGACCAACGGGGCTTTCTATCCGCACTTTCAGTCCAAGGCGGCGCTCGTCCGTGAAAGCGTGGCGGCGGCTCTGGAGGATCAATCAGACCAAATCCGCCAAGCTTTGGCCGCCGGTGGCCTGGACATGGCCATAGACGCCTATCTGTCGGCGGCGCACCGGGACAATCCGGGACAGGGTTGCGCGTCTGCCGCGTTGTTGCCGGAAATTGCACGCGAGCCTTCCGAAACCCGTCAACTGTATACCGAGCGCTTGCTGACCCTGGTGCGTCAGGTATCGGCGGAACTGTCGCCCCAGGCCCAGGATCCGGAGGGCGTTGCGCTGGGCATCTTTGCGACCCTTATCGGCGCCCTTCAGATGGCCCGGGCCGTTGAAGGGACGGAACTGTCGGATCGCATCCTGGCGGCAGGTGCCGTCGCGGCGCGGACGCTGATCCAGCCATGTCGGGATGACGAGGCTTCGTGA
- a CDS encoding BMP family lipoprotein — MKRIVLGLLAATAMVLPAFAADVQPAILYDLGGKFDKSFNEAAYHGAEKFKAETGVAYVEFEVSNASQREQALRRFAEDGRNPIVMAGFAWEDALKKVAAEYTDLNFAIIDDAVDLPNVRSLVFKENEGSYLVGIMAAMASKSKKVGFVGGMDIPLIRKFECGYVGGAKSAGATEVIQNMTGDTPAAWNDPAKGGEIAKTQIDQGADVVYAAAGGTGVGVLQAAADAGKLGIGVDSNQNGLQPGKVLTSMLKRVDVAVYTAFMDGKNGTFKGGVENLGLKEGGVDYAMDDNNKALVDDAMKAAVEKAKADIISGKTKVHDYTADNACPY, encoded by the coding sequence ATGAAACGTATCGTTCTCGGCCTCCTGGCCGCAACCGCAATGGTTCTTCCGGCTTTCGCCGCGGATGTCCAGCCGGCCATTCTTTACGATCTCGGCGGCAAGTTCGACAAATCCTTCAACGAGGCCGCCTATCACGGCGCCGAGAAGTTCAAGGCCGAAACCGGCGTCGCCTATGTCGAATTCGAAGTCTCCAACGCCTCGCAGCGCGAGCAGGCGCTGCGCCGCTTCGCCGAGGATGGCCGGAACCCGATCGTCATGGCGGGCTTTGCCTGGGAGGATGCACTGAAGAAGGTCGCGGCCGAATATACCGACCTCAACTTCGCCATCATCGACGATGCCGTCGACCTGCCCAATGTCCGCTCGCTGGTGTTCAAGGAGAACGAAGGCTCTTACCTCGTCGGCATCATGGCGGCGATGGCGTCGAAGTCGAAGAAGGTCGGCTTCGTCGGCGGCATGGACATCCCGCTGATCCGCAAGTTCGAATGCGGCTATGTCGGCGGCGCCAAGTCGGCCGGGGCGACCGAGGTCATCCAGAACATGACCGGCGACACGCCGGCCGCCTGGAACGACCCGGCCAAAGGCGGCGAAATCGCCAAGACCCAGATCGACCAAGGCGCCGACGTCGTCTACGCGGCGGCCGGCGGCACCGGCGTCGGCGTGCTGCAGGCGGCGGCTGATGCCGGCAAGCTCGGCATCGGTGTCGATTCCAACCAGAACGGCCTGCAGCCCGGCAAGGTGCTGACCTCGATGCTGAAGCGCGTCGACGTCGCCGTCTACACGGCCTTCATGGACGGCAAGAACGGCACCTTCAAGGGCGGCGTCGAGAATCTCGGCCTCAAGGAAGGCGGTGTCGACTATGCCATGGACGACAACAACAAGGCGCTTGTCGACGACGCCATGAAGGCGGCGGTCGAAAAGGCCAAGGCAGACATCATTTCCGGCAAGACCAAGGTCCACGACTATACCGCGGACAACGCCTGCCCGTACTGA
- a CDS encoding GNAT family N-acetyltransferase: MTQPTIEGLGESDVEAVARLRLAAFFDGTGRTLEQDMAGLRGLLAGDGFEAAFVARDNSLPVGSCLLVRDEIDAAHELTPWLAGLIVGEAHRGRGVGTALVRTVEAHAASAGVRRLYLYTWDARRFYEALGWSAVETFEQDGEPMLLMSRDLS, from the coding sequence ATGACGCAACCGACGATCGAGGGCCTGGGGGAGAGCGACGTGGAGGCTGTCGCAAGGCTTCGCCTCGCCGCCTTCTTCGACGGCACGGGGCGGACGCTGGAACAGGACATGGCCGGGCTTCGCGGACTGCTCGCCGGCGACGGGTTCGAGGCGGCGTTCGTCGCGCGCGACAACAGCTTGCCGGTCGGGAGCTGCCTCCTGGTCCGCGACGAGATCGATGCGGCGCATGAGCTGACGCCGTGGCTTGCCGGGCTCATCGTCGGCGAAGCGCATCGCGGCCGCGGTGTCGGCACGGCATTGGTCAGGACCGTCGAAGCCCATGCGGCATCGGCCGGCGTCCGCCGGCTTTATCTCTACACCTGGGATGCGCGCCGTTTTTACGAAGCGCTCGGCTGGTCGGCGGTCGAGACGTTCGAACAGGACGGCGAGCCGATGCTTTTGATGTCGCGAGATTTGTCTTGA